In Tamandua tetradactyla isolate mTamTet1 chromosome 7, mTamTet1.pri, whole genome shotgun sequence, the following are encoded in one genomic region:
- the LOC143691500 gene encoding NKG2-A/NKG2-B type II integral membrane protein-like isoform X1 gives MNNQSVMYTELNLAKNPKRKQIKPQDINCSISNPEQEITYVELNLQNVSDNPHENDKNSHCKDFPSPPEKLIAGILGIACLILLSSVITMAVIVTAPTTEMQEQKNYSFIKRTEKASHCGRCPEGWFTYSNNCYYISAERKTWKDSLMACASNKSNLFYAENEEEMNILHSLSSGSWVGLSRESSSRPWEWMKGFIFNIRVMNSQNSDYNCAMLLSDALQADNCEYSKRYICKRQF, from the exons ATGAATAACCAAAGTGTGATGTACACAGAACTGAATCTGGCCAAGAACCcaaagaggaagcaaataaaaccCCAGGACATTAATTGCTCCATTTCAAACCCTGAGCAGGAAATAACCTATGTGGAATTAAACCTTCAAAATGTTTCTGATAATCCTCACGAGAATGACAAGAATTCACACTGCAAAG ATTTCCCATCACCTCCGGAAAAACTCATTGCTGGGATCCTGGGAATAGCATGTCTAATCTTGTTGTCCTCCGTAATAACTATGGCAGTCATAGTTACCGCTCCAA ctaCTGAAATGCAGGAACAGAAAAATTATTCCTTCATAAAAAGAACTGAGAAAG CCTCTCATTGTGGTCGTTGTCCGGAGGGCTGGTTTACATATTCCAACAACTGTTATTACATCAGTGCTGAACGAAAAACATGGAAAGACAGTTTGATGGCCTGTGCTTCTAATAAATCGAACCTGTTTTAtgcagaaaatgaagaagaaatg AATATATTGCATTCCCTATCATCAGGATCATGGGTTGGACTCTCTCGTGAAAGCAGTTCTCGTCCATGGGAATGGATGAAAGGTTTCATTTTCAACATAAG aGTGATGAACTCACAAAATTCTGACTATAACTGTGCTATGCTACTCTCA
- the LOC143691500 gene encoding NKG2-A/NKG2-B type II integral membrane protein-like isoform X2 — MNNQSVMYTELNLAKNPKRKQIKPQDINCSISNPEQEITYVELNLQNVSDNPHENDKNSHCKDFPSPPEKLIAGILGIACLILLSSVITMAVIVTAPTSHCGRCPEGWFTYSNNCYYISAERKTWKDSLMACASNKSNLFYAENEEEMNILHSLSSGSWVGLSRESSSRPWEWMKGFIFNIRVMNSQNSDYNCAMLLSDALQADNCEYSKRYICKRQF, encoded by the exons ATGAATAACCAAAGTGTGATGTACACAGAACTGAATCTGGCCAAGAACCcaaagaggaagcaaataaaaccCCAGGACATTAATTGCTCCATTTCAAACCCTGAGCAGGAAATAACCTATGTGGAATTAAACCTTCAAAATGTTTCTGATAATCCTCACGAGAATGACAAGAATTCACACTGCAAAG ATTTCCCATCACCTCCGGAAAAACTCATTGCTGGGATCCTGGGAATAGCATGTCTAATCTTGTTGTCCTCCGTAATAACTATGGCAGTCATAGTTACCGCTCCAA CCTCTCATTGTGGTCGTTGTCCGGAGGGCTGGTTTACATATTCCAACAACTGTTATTACATCAGTGCTGAACGAAAAACATGGAAAGACAGTTTGATGGCCTGTGCTTCTAATAAATCGAACCTGTTTTAtgcagaaaatgaagaagaaatg AATATATTGCATTCCCTATCATCAGGATCATGGGTTGGACTCTCTCGTGAAAGCAGTTCTCGTCCATGGGAATGGATGAAAGGTTTCATTTTCAACATAAG aGTGATGAACTCACAAAATTCTGACTATAACTGTGCTATGCTACTCTCA